The segment ACGGGCCGCTTTGCAGCCTGGTAAAGGGGTCTGTTTCTCTATTCCTGGCGGCGGATTTGTGCTGCGCCGCGAAAAACCCGGGCGATGCGATTGGCATGGCGGCCCGGGCGATTTGTTGCGCTGCGCAATCCGTTGGGGCTGGCACGGTTTGTGCCCTGTTGCGGATATGCCCCGTCCGGGGGGCCGATAATCAGGAGACAGACATGCCTACGCTCGAACCCGGCAAAACCGGTTACCCTCTTGAACTGAAAACCCGTTACGCCAATTACATCGGCGGACAGTGGGTGCCGCCCGTCAACGGCCGTTATTTCGAGAATGTCACTCCGGTGACCGGCCGCACGCTGTGCGAGATTCCCCGCTCCGGCGCCGAAGACATCGAGCTGGCGCTGGACGCGGCGCATGCGGCGCGGGCCCGCTGGGGGCACACGCCGGTGACCGAGCGCGCCATCGCGCTCAATCGCATCGCCGACTGCATGGAGCAGAACCTCGAATTGCTGGCGACCGTGGAAACCTGGGACAACGGCAAACCGATCCGCGAAACCCGCGCGGCGGACATTCCGTTGGCCATCGATCATTTTCGCTATTTCGCCTCCTGCATCCGCGCCCAGGAAGGTTCCCTCGGCGAGATCGACAGCCACACCGTGTCCTACCATTTTCACGAGCCGCTCGGCGTGGTCGGGCAGATCATTCCGTGGAATTTCCCCATCCTGATGGCCGCCTGGAAGCTCGCGCCCGCGCTGGCCGCCGGCAATTGCGTGGTCCTCAAGCCGGCCGAACAGACCCCGTTGTCCATTTTGCTGCTGATGGAGTTGATCGGCGACCTGTTGCCGCCTGGCGTGCTCAATGTGGTGAACGGCTTCGGCGTGGAGGCCGGCAAACCGCTGGCGAGCTCGCCCCGCATCGCCAAGATCGCCTTCACCGGGGAGACCGGCACCGGGCGGCTGATCATGCAATACGCCTCGGCGAACCTGATTCCGGTCACGCTGGAACTGGGCGGCAAGTCGCCGAACATCTTTTTCGGGGATGTCGCCGACAAGGACGACGCGTTCCTGGACAAGGCGGTGGAAGGTTTTGTGATGTTCGCGCTCAATCAGGGAGAAGTCTGCACTTGCCCGAGCCGTGCCCTCATCCAGTCCTCGATCTACGACCGCTTCATGGAAAAGGCGCTGGCGCGGGTGGCCGCCATCCGCCAGGGCAATCCGCTGGACGACGCCACCATGATCGGCGCCCAGGCCTCCCGCGAGCAGATGGACAAGATCCAGTCCTATCTGACCATCGGGCGCGAAGAAGGCGCGCAGGTGCTCGCCGGCGGCGAGCGCGCTCACCTAGGCGGGGATCTGGAGGGCGGTTTTTACATCCAGCCGACGGTGTTCAAGGGACATAACCGCATGCGGGTGTTCCAGGAGGAAATCTTCGGACCCGTGGTGTCGGTGACGACATTCGAGGATATCGACGAGGCGCTGCACATTGCCAACGACACGCTTTACGGCCTTGGCGCCGGTGTCTGGACCCGCAATATCAACACCGCCTTCACCATGGGGCGCCATATCGAGGCAGGCCGGGTCTGGACCAATTGTTACCACGCCTATCCGGCGCACGCGGCGTTCGGCGGATACAAGCAGTCGGGTATCGGCCGGGAAACCCACAAGATGATGCTTGAGCATTATCAGCAGACCAAGAACCTGCTGGTGAGCTATACCGAGGAGGCTCTCGGATTCTTCTGACGTGGAGTCTTGCAGGAAATACAGGGAAAAGCCGCTATGTTTTGCGGCTTTTTTTATTTTTCGTGGAAAATCGATGAACTTGCTGGCTTTAAGAGACTCTTTTAAAAGATATGAAAACTCATTGAGGAATTACTATGCTGGATTCGTTGGTAACCCAATTCGTGTTGATGTGGGCGGTGATCGACCCGGTCGGCACCATTCCTGTCTTTCTGGACCGCACATCGGGCTTTGGCGAGGCGCAAAAGCGCAATGTGGCGAAAAAAGCGGTGATGGTATCCGCGGGCATCCTGCTGTTTTTTCTCGCGGCGGGGCAATTGTTGCTCGAAGGCATGAAAGTGCCGCTGCCGGCGTTTCAGGTCGCGGGCGGCCTTGTGCTGTTCCTGTTCGCCCTGACGATGATTTTCGGGGCGGGCAAGCCCGAATCGGAACAGAGCATGCCCTCGGCGGCCGATGTGGCGGTGTTCCCGCTGGCCGTGCCGTCGATCGCGTCGCCCGGCGCGATGCTGGCGGTGGTGTTGCTCACCGATAATCACCGCTTCGCCCCTGCGCAGCAGGCGGTGACGGCGCTCCTGATGCTGCTGGTGCTGTTCGCCACGTATGGCCTGCTGGTGTCCGCCTCCCGTCTGCACCGCCATATCGGCGATATCGGCGCTTCGGTGGTCAGCCGGGTGATGGGGCTGATTCTCGCGTCGATCGCGGTCAGTCAGGTGCTGGACGGCATCAAGGCGTCGTTCGGGCTGGCCGGATGACAGAAAGCCCGGGAGGTTTTTTTACCGGGATTTTTTGCGGGTTTTACCCGGATCGTTCCATGCCATAGGTATTTTTTGTGCGTTTCGTTACGTATTTAATGAAAAGCGTAATTATATCATGTTGGATTTGTTATTCGCCGCGCTGGCCGGCGACCAGGCGTGACAGCTCGAGCGCGCTTTTGACGCCCATTTTGGCGAACACGCTCGCGCGGTGAACCTCCACGGTGCGCATGGTGATGTTCAGCTCGTCGGCGATCTGTTTGTTGAGTTTGCCGGACAGCACCTTGTCCATCACCTCGCGCTCGCGCGCGCTCAGGCGCGCAAGCCGGCTTTGCACGGCCTCCTGGGTTTCCTTGAGTCCGAGTCTGGCCTGGGCGATGGCCAACGCCTGCGCGATGCGTTCGAACAGCACGTCTTCACGGCAGGGTTTTTCCAGAAAATCGAACGCCCCGTTCTTGACCATGTCCACCGCGAGCGGAATATCGCCATGCCCGGAAAGAAACACCACGACGCGCTCGCTTTGCGCCGCGCGCAAGCGGTCGAAGGTTTCCGGTCCGCTCATGGCGGGCATCCGGACATCGAGAATCACGCAGCCCGCGCTGCGGCTCTCCGGCGCCGCGAGAAAGTCCTCGCCGCTTTCGTAGGTCGACACGGCAAACCCATGCGAACGCAACAGCAGGGACAGGGCGTCCCGGACATCGGCGTCATCGTCGACCAGAGCGACGGGAAGCGAAGTAAACGTGGTCATGACGGCAAGCTCACGGTGAATACCGCCCCGCCCTCAGGATGCGCGGCGACGCTAAGCTTGCCGTGGTGGTTCTCGACAACGGAACGGCAAATGCTCAGGCCCATGCCCATCCCCAGCGGTTTGGTGGTGTAAAACGCATCGAAAAGGCGCTCCGCCCCGGTCTGGTCGATGCCGTGTCCGCGATCGGCGACCGACACGATGATGCTGTCGCCGTTCAGGCGGCTGGTCACTTCGATATGACGGCGCTCGGCGCTCTGGCCTTCCACCGCGTCGAGCGCATTGCGGATCAGATTGAGCATCACCTGCTCGAGCAGGATCCGGTCTCCCTGGATGGACGGCAGATCACCGGCCAGCGACAAGGCGAGCCTGACGCCGCGGGCGCGCAGTTCGGGCGCGATCAGGCCGACGGCGTCTTCGATCACGCTGTCGATCGACACCGATTCGAGCAGGGGCGCGCGGCGCCGGACAAACTCGCGGATACGGCGCACCACCTCCGCCGCCCTGTGGGCCTGCTGGCCGATTTTTTCCAGGGTGGCGGCCAACTCGCCGCTGTCGCCCGCCTCGAGCAGGCGGCGGGCGGCGCCGGTGTAACTGCTCATCGCCATCAGCGGCTGGTTCAGTTCGTGGGCGAGCGTGGAGGCCATTTCGCCCATGGACACCAGGCGCGCGGTTTGCTGCAGCCGGGTTTCCTGTTCGCGCCGGAACGCCTCGGCCTGTTTTTGCTCGGTGACATCGATCACCGAGCTCATCCATCCGCGATGGCGTCCGAGCCGGTCGATCAGCGGCGCGGTATAGACTTTGGTGTGAACCACATGCCCGTCACGGTGCAGGATGCGCGCATCGAAACCCGAGGCGGGGGCCCGGCCTTCCAGCACTTCCTGATTGCGCCGCTGGTGCTCCTCCAGCGTATCCGGGTCCCAGTAAGGGTAGGGCGGCATGGCGCCGATCAGCGCCTCGGCGCTGAACCCCGTCATGCGGCAGAACGCCGGATTGGTATAAATGATGCGCCCCTGCAGGTCGCGCGCCCGCATGCCGACCGGCAGCGACTCTTCCATGGCCTGCCGGAACGCGTAGGCCTCTTCCAGGGCGCGTTCGGCGTTTTCCCGTCCCTGCACGTGGCGCTTGAGTCGCCACCAACTGAACAGCAGCGCGGCGGCCATCATGGCGACGGCGCCGATCAGGAGATTGCGCGCAAGTCCGCTGTTGTCGCGATAGGCGGTCACCTTAAGAGTCAGGCCGCGCCCGGGGGGATCGAACGCCATTTGCCAGGCCATGGCGCCGGCGCCGGGCCGGATGTTCAGTTGCGATTTGGCGGCGATGACCCGTTCGCTGCGATCCTGCAGCACGAGCTGGTATTTGGCCGCGAACCACCAGGGAACCTGTTGCTGGATCAGACGGGTGAGGGAAATCAGCGCGATGGCCGTGCCGTTCCCTTCGGCGATGATCTGCGCCACCACGGTATCCCGGTTCAGCGACAACGGTTCACTGTAGGCCGGCCGGCCTGTCAATTCGGCCAGGCGGCGGGAGTGGGCGAGCGATCCCGCGGCGGGACCGTTGCCGGGCCAGTGCGCGGCCAGCGCCGGGGTCGTGGGCGATTCGACACGCAACGCGATCACACCCGGACTCGCCTGCTGCAGCGCGGTGAACTGGTTGGTCAGATCGCGTTCGGTCAGGCTTCCGCTCTCGGCCGCGCGCGCCAGGGTCTTGAGGCGTTCCTGGGTCTGGTCGAGCTGGAAGCGCAAATTCTGTTCGATCCACAGGGCATCCGAGACCAGTGTCGCGCGCTGCTCCTCCCGCTCATCGACATGGGAATACCACAGCAGGCCGCCGACGGAGGCCACGAACAGCACAAGCGCGATGCGCGGCAGGATCCAGACCAGCCGGCGTGCGCGTTCCGGGGTGGGAGAAGGAGTAAAGAAGCTCATGCTTCGATGGTAATGCAATGACAACTTCATTGCCTTGTGGAAAACCGTAGTGTGCACCGCACTACGCGTAATCCACAATTGCCGCGGTGCCATGGATAATCCAAAAATCCAGCGAAAACAACGCGGTAACACCGCGAATACCGTTGCATTCCAGAGGAGAAACCATGATGAAACGCCGTGCCGTTCTGCTGTGCGCCGCCATCGCGCTGTGCGCCCCCCTGTCCGCTTTGGCGGATGCTCCCATCATCATCAAGTTCAGCCATGTGGTCGCCAATGACACGCCCAAGGGCAAGGCCGCCATGTACTTCAAGAAGCTCGCCGAAGAGCGCACGCACGGCCGGGTCAAGGTCGAGGTGTATCCGAACAGCCAGTTGTACAAGGACAAGGAAGAGATGGAGGCCCTGCAGCTTGGCGCCGTGCAGATGCTCGCGCCGTCGCTGGCGAAATTCGGGCCGCTGGGCGTCAAGGAGTTCGAAGCCTTCGATTTGCCGTATCTGTTCAACAGCTACGACGATGTCGCGCGCGTGATGCAGGGCAAGGTCGGGGCGAAACTGCTGGACAAGCTCGGCGGAAAAGGCATCAAGGGACTCGCGTACTGGGAGAACGGGTTCAAGAATTTTTCCGCGAACAAGCCGATCCATACTCCGGCGGATCTGAAAGGCGCGAAAATCCGCATCCAGAGTTCCAAAGTGCTGGACGAGGAGATGCGCGCGCTGGGCGCCCTGCCGCAGGTGATGGCGTTCTCCGAGGTGTATCAGGCGCTGCAGACCGGTGTGGTGGACGGCACCGAGCTTGAACCTTCGAATCTGTTCACCAGCAAATCCTATGAGGTGCAGAAGCACCTGACCCTGACCGGCCACGGTTTCCTCGGTTACGCGGTCATCGCCAACAAGAAATTCTGGGAAGGCTTGCCGGCCGATATCCGCGCCACGCTGGAAGGCGCCATGACGGATTCCACGATTTACGCCAACCAGATCGCCAAGCAGGAGAGCGACAAGGCCCTGGCCGCCATCAAGGCGTCCGGCAAAACCACGATCTATACACCGACCCCTGCCGAGCGGGAGGCGTTCCGTAAAGTCCTGCTACCCGTCCATGCCAAGATGCAGGATCGCATCGGTCGCGACCTGATCCAGGAAATCTATAAGGAAACCGGCTTCAAACCGGCCAAGTGACAGGCGTATGCGCGGGCGGGAAACGGCGGATTCCCGCTCGCCCGGAGGTGCACATGAAATACTTCAATCGGCTTGAGGAATACTTCATCGCCGTGCTGATGGCCGCGGCAACCCTGGTGATTTTCGCATCGGTGGTGCATCGCTATTTGTCCGGACTGGCGATTCCCGGTCTTCAGGACTGGCTGGTATCGATCAATATGTCGTGGGCCCAGGAGGCCTGCATTTATCTGTTTGTCTGGATGGCCAAGTTCGGCGCCGCCTACGGGGTGCGCACCGGCATTCATGTCGGTGTCGATGTGATGGTCAACCGCCTTGATGTGCGACTCCAACGCGGATTCGTGATTTTCGGACTGCTGGCCGGCGCGCTGTTCACCGGGGTGATCGCCTATTTCGGAGGGCGTTTTGTCTGGGAGCTGGCGTTCACCGATCAGACCTCGCCGGATCTCGAGTTGCCGATGTGGCTGGTGTACCTGGCCGTGCCCTGTGGCTCCTCGCTGATGTGCCTGCGGTTCCTTGAGGTGCTGTTCGGATTCCTGAAAACCGGCAGCGTGCCGCACCATGACGCGGCGCACGTGGCCGGAACCGCTGACGACCCGATGGAAGGAGGCGTGGTATGAGTCATGTTCTTGCCAGTCCGGCCAGGCCCTGGCCGGCCAGGGTGCCACTCATCCTGTTCGGTGTGCTGGCGGCCACCGCGTTGATCGGCGGCAACAAGGCGATCGTGTTTTGTCTGCTGATCGCGCTGATGCTCACCGGCATGCCCATTTCCATCGCGCTGGGCCTGACCGTGCTGATTTTCATGTTCACCATGACCTCGGTCCCGGTCGAGTCGGTGGCGCTCAAGTTGTTCACCGGTATCGAGAAGTTCGAAATCATGGCGATTCCGTTCTTCATCCTGGCGGGGAATTTTCTGACGCACGGCGGCGTGGCGCGGCGCATGATCGATTTCGCCACCTCGCTGGTCGGGCATTGGTACGGCGGGCTGGGTCTGGCCGCCGTGGTGGCCTGCGCGCTGTTCGCTTCCGTGTGCGGCTCGAGTGTTGCCACGGTGGTGGCCATCGGCGCGGTGATCCTGCCGGAAATGGAACGTCAGGGGTATCCCAAGCGTTTTGGCGCCGGCATCATCGCCACGTCGGGGGCGCTCGGCATCCTGATGTTGCCGTCGATCATCAAGGTGATCTACGCGGTGTCGACCAACACGTCGATCGGCGCGCTGTTCGTCGCGGGAGTGATCCCCGGCTTGCTGCTGACCGGCATGTTGTGTTTGACCACCTGGTATATCGCCAGAAAAAACAACTACCCCCGCATGGCTCGCGCCAGCTGGGCGGTCAGGTTCAAGGCCTTCCGCGAGAGCGCCTGGGGTCTGTTTCTGGTGGTCGTGGTGATCGGCGGGATCTATAGCGGCATTTTCACGCCGACCGAAGCGGCCGCGATGAGCGCGGTGTATTCCTTCTTCGTGTCGGTGTTCGTCTACAAGGATATGAAGCTGGCGCAGATTCCGCGGGTTCTGGTCGAGTCGGCGAGCATGAGCGCGATGCTGCTGTACATCATCACCAACGCGGTGCTGTTCTCCTTCCTGATGACCCACGAAAACATTCCGCAACTGATGGCGGACGGGTTGATGAATATGGGGCTCGCTCCGGTGGCCTTCCTTCTGGCGATCAATATCCTGCTGCTGTTGGCCGGCAATGTGATGGAGCCCAGCTCCATCGTGCTGATCATGGCGCCAATCCTGTTTCCGGTGGCGCAAAGCCTGGGCATCGATCCCATTCATCTGGGCATTCTGATCGTGGTGAACATGGAGGTCGGCCTTTGCCATCCTCCGGTCGGGTTGAATCTGTATGTGACCTCGGGCATTACGCGAATGGGCATCACCGAATTGACCGTCGCGGTCTGGCCATGGCTGCTGACCATGCTGGTGTTCCTTGTGATGGTGACGTACTGGCCCACGTTGTCCATCTGGTTGCCCAGGGCGCTCGGGATGATGTGATCGCTGTTACCGCCGCTAAACGCGAAGAGGCCCGCGATGGGCCTCTTTTCCATTCTGCCGCGAGCGCCGGGCCGGCCGCTCAGCGCGCTGGCGCTTCGGTGACGAAACCGATGCGTGTGACGCCGTTTCGCTGGGCGCTGGCGAGAATTTTCGCGACATGCTCGTAGGCCACCGCCTTGTCTGCGCGCAAATGCAGCTCGATCTTCGGGTTGGCTTGCGAGGCGGCCGCGAAGCGTTCGCCGAGCGATGCGGCTTCCACCGCGTCATTGTTCCAGTAGACCTTGCCCGCCGCATCGACCGCGACGCGGATCTCTTCCGGCTTGTCCTGATGGGCGGCCGCCGCCGCCGAGGGCAGGTCGAGCCGGACGGCGTTGGTCAGCAGCGGGGCGGTGATGATGAACACCACCAGCAGCACCAGCATGACATCGACCAGCGGTGTGGTGTTGATATCGGCCATCGGCGCCGACGAACCTTTCTCGAAACTACCGAATGCCATGGATTTCTCCTGCCTGGGTGAGCAATTGGGCATGCAGGTCATGGGCAAAATAGTCCATCTCCTGCGCCATCACGCGCTGCATGCGTGTCAGCGCGTTGTAGGCGAGCACCGCGGGAATCGCCGCCGCGAGTCCCGCCGCGGTGGCCACCAGCGCCTCTCCGATCGGCCCCGACACGGTGGCGATGGACACCTGGCCCTGCTGTCCGATGTTGACCAGCGCGTGATAGATGCCCCACACCGTGCCGAATAGCCCGATGAACGGCGCCGTCGAGCCAACCGAAGCGAGAAGGGTCATGCCGGACTCCTGTTTGCCGGTTTCCTGGGACAGGCTCTTGCGGATGGCGCGGGTCAGGAAATCATTCAGATTGCAGGCCTCGCCCAGCGAGCGATCCTTGTTCGCGTGGTAATGGCGCAGGGCGGCCAGGCCCGCGCGCGCGAGATTGGCATAGGAGGAGGCGGAGTCTCGCAGACTGCCTTCGGCCGCGCGCCAGTCGCTGGCCGACCACAGGGTGTGCTCGGTGGCCTTGTTGGCGCGGCTCGTTCGCCAGTGGCCGAAAAAGCGCACAAGGATGAGATACCAGGTCATCACCGACATGCCGGCGAGCAGAAGAAACACCGTGATGAGCACGGCGTCGCCTTGGTGGAAAACGGTCAGTAGATTCATGATTCAGGAGCTTTGCAAAGAAAAAACCACGGGAACAATGACGGATTCGGCGATGATTTCGTCGCCGCGCCTGGCGGGGGCGAACTTCCATTGTCGGACGGCCTCGGTCGCCGCGCGGTCGAGCCGCGGGTAACCGCTTGAACGCGACAGCGCGATATCCATCGCCTTGCCATCCTTGCCCACCATCACCTTGAGCAGAACCTTGCCTTCCTCTCCGAGTTCCCGGGACAGGGATGGGTACGACGGACGGGGATTATTCAGATAACCGGCCGAGAACAGCGGCGGAGTGACGGCGGACTCCGCGGCCTTGCCCTGGGCAGGACCGGGAGCGGTGGCCGGCGAGCCGTGAGCCTGTCCGGCGTGACTGCCTCCCTCCGCAACGGCCGGCACCGGCGCAGGCGCGGGTTTGGCGGCGGCGTGGCTGGTCGGCGTGGCCACCGGCTTGGCCTGCGGGGTCGGTATTTCCCGGCGGACCGGTTTGGGTGCGGGCGCCGGCGCCGGCGAAGCGGACCGCGCGGGGGCCGCGCTGGCGGGCGCGAGGCTGACCATTTCCATGCTGATCACCGACGGCGCGGTAACCAGACTGCCGGCGCTGGGGGAGGATATCCACCACACGCCGGCGGCATGCAGGCTGATGACCCCGGTCAGGGCTGCGGCGTGAAAGGCTCTGGTGTTCATACGTGAATGATAATGCAAACAATTACCATTTAAAATAGCGAAGGGGAAAAAGCCCCGGTTCTGAACGGTGGGCGGCGGGCGGCGCGATGGAGTTCTGATCGTGTATCTGTCTTGTTTTTTGCTGCTTAACCTACATATTCTGAAAAGCTGTCGCACGTCGCGGACAGCGCCTTAACGATTGGAATGCGAACCATGCAGCAGTTTGACGGAACCACGATCGTCTCCGTCCGCCGTGGAGGGCGCGTCGCGCTGGGCGGCGACGGCCAGGTCACGCTGGGCAACATTGTCATCAAATCGACGGCCCGCAAGATTCGCCGCCTGTATCACGATAAAGTGCTGGCGGGCTTCGCCGGTGGCACTGCCGATGCTTTCACCCTGTTCGAGCGCTTCGAGGCCAAACTGGAAAAACACCAGGGCCATCTGGTGCGCTCCGCGGTGGAACTGGCCAAGGACTGGCGAACCGACCGCATGCTCAGACGCCTCGAGGCGATGCTGATCGTGGCCGACAAGGAAAGCACGCTGGTCATCACCGGCAACGGCGATGTCCTGGAGCCGGAGCAGGGGATCGCCGCCATCGGTTCGGGTGGCGCCTTTGCCCAGTCCGCGGCACGCGCCCTGTTCGAGAATACCGAGATGGATCCGGCCGATATCGTCAAGAAGGCATTGGTGATAGCCGGCGATATTTGCATCTACACCAACCAGAACCATTTGATCGAATCGCTCGGGGAATGACCCGGGTGGCGGGACGCTCACCATGACCCAGATGACCCCTCAGGAAATCGTCCACGAGCTGGACAAACACATCATCGGCCAGAACGCTGCCAAGCGCGCGGTGGCCATCGCCTTGCGCAACCGCTGGCGCCGCCAGCAGGTCGAAGAACCGTTGCGCTCGGAAATCACGCCAAAGAACATTCTGATGATCGGCCCCACCGGCGTGGGCAAGACGGAGATCGCCCGCCGTCTTGCGCGGCTGGCCAATGCGCCCTTCATCAAGGTGGAGGCCACCAAGTTCACCGAGGTCGGTTATGTCGGCCGCGATGTGGACACGATCATTCGCGATCTGACCGAAGCGGCCATCAAGGATACCCGCGACGCGGCGATCAAGCGCAATCGCTATCGAGCCGAAGACGCGGCCGAAGAGCGCATTCTCGATGTGCTGCTGCCGCCGCCGGCGAAATCCGCCGGATTCTTCGCCGGCGAGCCCGCCGCGGAAAAGAGCGAAGACTCGGCGACGCGCCAGAAATTCCGCAAGATGCTGCGCGAGGGCAAGCTCGACGACAAGGAAATCGAAATCGAATTGGCCGAGCCGCAGGCCCGCATGGAAATCATGGCGCCTCCCGGGATGGAGGATTTTTCCAGTCAGTTGCAAAGCATGTTCCAGGGAATGGGCGCCGGACGCAAGAAGGCGCGCAAGGTGAAGGTCGCCGAAGCGTTGCGGCTTGTCGTCGAGGAGGAAGCGGCCAAGCTGGTTAATGAAGAAGAGATCAAGCTTGAAGCGCTGAAACTCGTCGAGCAGAACGGCATCGTGTTCATCGACGAGATCGACAAGGTCGCCAGCCGTTCCGAAGGACATGGCGCCGACGTGTCGCGCGCCGGCGTGCAGCGCGATCTTTTGCCGCTGGTGGAAGGAACCACGGTGACCACCAAGTACGGCATGGTGAAAACCGACCATATCCTGTTCATTGCGTCGGGCGCCTTTCACCTGGCCAAGCCTTCCGATCTGATTCCGGAACTGCAGGGACGTTTCCCGATCCGCGTCGAACTGTCGTCTCTCTCGGTGGAGGATTTCCGTCAGATCCTGACCAGCACCGACGCGTGCCTGACGCGCCAGTACCAGGCGCTGCTCGCGACCGAGGGCGTAGAACTCGATTTCACGGACAGCGGCATCGAGCGCCTGGCCGAAATCGCCTGGGAGGTCAACGAGAAGACCGAGAACATCGGAGCCCGGCGTCTTTACACCGTGATCGAGAAATTGCTTGAAGAAGTCTCCTTCGATGCGCGCCCGGGCCGGTTCGAGGTGGATGGCGCCTACGTCGACAGCAAGCTGGAGGCGTTGTCGCAACGCGAGGATCTTGCCCGTTACGTGCTCTGATCCCTGGTGCTCCGAGGAGGACATCGCGCCCTTCCGGCGGTTTTGCCGGGAGGGCGCGTTGTTTTGTGGCGGGAGGAAATGTGTATACAGGGGGTGTTTTGGGGAAATTTGGGTTAAAAAAGGGGTTGCGGTAAAAAAATCGTGGGAGGGGAGGGGCCGGGCGGGGGATTTTCGTGGTGAGGGGAGGTTTTTTGTGAAAGTTTAAAGTATTGGATAATCAGTGGGTTGAGTGATAAAACCTGTGAATTGGCGGTTTTTCCGCAAAACGGGAGTTGACGGGTGTGGGTTTGGGGGGTATAGTTCGCTTCCTCTGCTGCAGCGAAGAGCGCGGCGCCGATCTTTAATAATGCGAATAACCGATAGGTGTGAGTGTTTGGCGAAGCCGACACTTGCACGGCAAGACAGAAATGAACCTGGTTTTGTTTCTTTGATCTTGCGTGCCAGAAGTAAAGTTAGCGATTGAACTGAAGAGTTTGATCCTGGCTCAGATTGAACGCTGGCGGCATGCTTTACACATGCAAGTCGAACGGCAGCACAGGAGCTTGCTCCGGGTGGCGAGTGGCGAACGGGTGAGTAATGCGTCGGAACGTGCCGGGTAATGGGGGATAACGCAGCGAAAGTTGTGCTAATACCGCATACGCTCTGAGGAGGAAAGCGGGGGACCTTCGGGCCTCGCGTTATCCGAGCGGCCGACGTCTGATTAGCTAGTTGGGGGGGTAAAGGCCCACCAAGGCGACGATCAGTAGCGGGTCTGAGAGGATGATCCGCCACACTGGGACTGAGACACGGCCCAGACTCCTACGGGAGGCAGCAGTGGGGAATTTTGGACAATGGGGGCAACCCTGATCCAGCCATGCCGCGTGTCTGAAGAAGGCCTTCGGGTTGTAAAGGACTTTTGTCGGGGAGCAAATCCTGCCTGTGAATAGCGGGTGGGGATGAGAGTACCTGAAGAATAAGCACCGGCTAACTACGTGCCAGCAGCCGCGGTAATACGTAGGGTGCAAGCGTTAATCGGAATTACTGGGCGTAAAGCGTGCGCAGGCGGTTGGACAAGCTTGATGTGAAAGCCCCGGGCTTAACCTGGGAACGGCATTGAGGACTGTTCAGCTAGAGTACGTCAGAGGGGGGTAGAATTCCACGTGTAGCAGTGAAATGCGTAGAGATGTGGAGGAATACCGATGGCGAAGGCAGCCCCCTGGGATGATACTGACGCTCATGCACGAAAGCGTGGGGAGCAAACAGGATTAGATACCCTGGTAGTCCACGCCCTAA is part of the Paludibacterium paludis genome and harbors:
- a CDS encoding TRAP transporter large permease; this translates as MSHVLASPARPWPARVPLILFGVLAATALIGGNKAIVFCLLIALMLTGMPISIALGLTVLIFMFTMTSVPVESVALKLFTGIEKFEIMAIPFFILAGNFLTHGGVARRMIDFATSLVGHWYGGLGLAAVVACALFASVCGSSVATVVAIGAVILPEMERQGYPKRFGAGIIATSGALGILMLPSIIKVIYAVSTNTSIGALFVAGVIPGLLLTGMLCLTTWYIARKNNYPRMARASWAVRFKAFRESAWGLFLVVVVIGGIYSGIFTPTEAAAMSAVYSFFVSVFVYKDMKLAQIPRVLVESASMSAMLLYIITNAVLFSFLMTHENIPQLMADGLMNMGLAPVAFLLAINILLLLAGNVMEPSSIVLIMAPILFPVAQSLGIDPIHLGILIVVNMEVGLCHPPVGLNLYVTSGITRMGITELTVAVWPWLLTMLVFLVMVTYWPTLSIWLPRALGMM
- a CDS encoding ExbD/TolR family protein, with the protein product MAFGSFEKGSSAPMADINTTPLVDVMLVLLVVFIITAPLLTNAVRLDLPSAAAAAHQDKPEEIRVAVDAAGKVYWNNDAVEAASLGERFAAASQANPKIELHLRADKAVAYEHVAKILASAQRNGVTRIGFVTEAPAR
- a CDS encoding MotA/TolQ/ExbB proton channel family protein, whose product is MNLLTVFHQGDAVLITVFLLLAGMSVMTWYLILVRFFGHWRTSRANKATEHTLWSASDWRAAEGSLRDSASSYANLARAGLAALRHYHANKDRSLGEACNLNDFLTRAIRKSLSQETGKQESGMTLLASVGSTAPFIGLFGTVWGIYHALVNIGQQGQVSIATVSGPIGEALVATAAGLAAAIPAVLAYNALTRMQRVMAQEMDYFAHDLHAQLLTQAGEIHGIR
- a CDS encoding energy transducer TonB, with protein sequence MNTRAFHAAALTGVISLHAAGVWWISSPSAGSLVTAPSVISMEMVSLAPASAAPARSASPAPAPAPKPVRREIPTPQAKPVATPTSHAAAKPAPAPVPAVAEGGSHAGQAHGSPATAPGPAQGKAAESAVTPPLFSAGYLNNPRPSYPSLSRELGEEGKVLLKVMVGKDGKAMDIALSRSSGYPRLDRAATEAVRQWKFAPARRGDEIIAESVIVPVVFSLQSS
- the hslV gene encoding ATP-dependent protease subunit HslV gives rise to the protein MQQFDGTTIVSVRRGGRVALGGDGQVTLGNIVIKSTARKIRRLYHDKVLAGFAGGTADAFTLFERFEAKLEKHQGHLVRSAVELAKDWRTDRMLRRLEAMLIVADKESTLVITGNGDVLEPEQGIAAIGSGGAFAQSAARALFENTEMDPADIVKKALVIAGDICIYTNQNHLIESLGE
- the hslU gene encoding ATP-dependent protease ATPase subunit HslU, which translates into the protein MTQMTPQEIVHELDKHIIGQNAAKRAVAIALRNRWRRQQVEEPLRSEITPKNILMIGPTGVGKTEIARRLARLANAPFIKVEATKFTEVGYVGRDVDTIIRDLTEAAIKDTRDAAIKRNRYRAEDAAEERILDVLLPPPAKSAGFFAGEPAAEKSEDSATRQKFRKMLREGKLDDKEIEIELAEPQARMEIMAPPGMEDFSSQLQSMFQGMGAGRKKARKVKVAEALRLVVEEEAAKLVNEEEIKLEALKLVEQNGIVFIDEIDKVASRSEGHGADVSRAGVQRDLLPLVEGTTVTTKYGMVKTDHILFIASGAFHLAKPSDLIPELQGRFPIRVELSSLSVEDFRQILTSTDACLTRQYQALLATEGVELDFTDSGIERLAEIAWEVNEKTENIGARRLYTVIEKLLEEVSFDARPGRFEVDGAYVDSKLEALSQREDLARYVL